Proteins encoded in a region of the Solanum dulcamara chromosome 9, daSolDulc1.2, whole genome shotgun sequence genome:
- the LOC129903511 gene encoding uncharacterized protein LOC129903511 produces MTGTSSQVKKDDFDQSFHVVEQQEAPTGLEGPEPSTMIIQVDNISEQSISADVPELFDQQVYSDTLKEDEPSVKDVSAHQIEPQRADTDQLIADSDTLQNTGKKDRRVADDKSAKVEEQVEEIEKEKIKPSTSESNTSAPFSIETLDVIDALIYGLPLPAMPLTAVSHEQVQDECLLCDSQLPTTLPSKANVLSDDAKTPSRRSRIPSKILQSPYLSNFGSSEKGKENLSDVTHQTHPFEGFGICYQPPSELVTDYSQWIDKELLKSHGNKNSKEDHYRSKCSLFGFEKMDFVVAFPKDKNWFYLMSQPDRCWNDEKSKMQLSNQYRYTTTNCIFKNYIEYAHTHYYHLPPNISTQEDMARATVTAHQERSVKNIIRGFSILAGLPWYLVNEVYIPVNCCDIP; encoded by the exons ATGACTGGCACATCATCTCAAGttaaaaaagatgattttgatCAATCATTCCATGTGGTTGAACAACAAGAAGCACCTACTGGATTGGAG gGACCTGAACCATCCACCATGATAATTCAGGTGGACAACATATCAGAACAAAGCATTTCAGCAGATGTTCCTGAATTATTTGATCAGCAAGtttattctgatacattaaag GAAGATGAACCATCCGTCAAGGATGTATCAGCACACCAAATAGAACCACAAAGAGCAGATACTGATCAGCTTATtgctgattctgatacattacaa AACACTGGAAAGAAAGATAGAAGAGTAGCTGATGATAAATCTGCCAAAGTAGAAGAGCAAGTCGAggagattgaaaaagaaaaaatcaaaccaagcaCATCAGAATCCAATACTTCAGCACCATTTTCGATCGAAACTCTAGATGTGATAGATGCTCTAATATATGGACTTCCATTACCAGCCATGCCATTAACAGCTGTTAGTCATGAGCAAGTTCAGGATGAATGTCTATTATGCGATAGCCAGCTACCAACCACTCTTCCATCAAAAGCTAATGTATTGTCTGACGATGCGAAGACACCATCTCGAAGAAGCAGGATTCCTTCGAAGATCTTACAGTCGCCGTATCTttcaaactttgggtcaagTGAAAAGGGAAAGGAAAATTTGTCAGATGTTACGCATCAGACACAcccttttgaaggttttggTATATGCTATCAACCCCCTTCCGAGCTTGTCACAGACTACTCTCAATGGATAGATAAAGAACTTCTAAAATCACATGGCAACAA GAATTCGAAGGAGGATCATTACAGATCTAAGTGCTCTTTATTCGGCTTTGAAAAAATGGACTTTGTTGTGGCATTTCCTAAAGATAAGAACTGGTTCTACCTAATGTCACAGCCGGACAGATGCTGGAACGATGAG AAATCGAAGATGCAGTTGAGCAATCAGTATCGATACACAACGACAAActgcattttcaaaaattacatCGAATATGCACACACACACTACTATCACCTTCCACCTAACATTTCTACACAAGAAGATATGGCAAGGGCCACTGTTACAGCTCATCAAGAGAGATCCgtgaagaacataataagaggtttCTCAATACTAGCCGGTTTGCCCTGGTATTTGGTAAATGAGGTATACATTCCAGTAAACTGCTGtgatatcccctaa